A single region of the bacterium genome encodes:
- a CDS encoding amidohydrolase family protein has product MPGPATGLPIPVLDFHAHFPARPPSAHADPVRAEYVRRHGETRWAMVQKWLEADLAAWRAAWGFPEPESEPKGGDAETAARWAQEVERHGLARVVFVTGGGNDRLAAVVGSRPDRFLGFAHHDPFATGAAAELERAVVHLGLRGYKIIAPLHRQRLDDDRLAPLWEAAERLGIPVLVHFGPLRYQGIVTGPNISPLVLQDVARGFPSIPFVVPHLGCGYPRELLHLMWVCGNVCVDTSGSNEWMRWMPYDLDLKSLLRRFLDTAGAERIIFGSDSSWFPRGFARRYLDEQFRACCELGVSDDGLRLIFFGNAARLLSQEGSAGVAG; this is encoded by the coding sequence ATGCCTGGGCCCGCGACCGGACTCCCGATACCGGTGCTCGACTTCCACGCCCATTTCCCAGCCAGGCCGCCCTCCGCCCACGCAGATCCCGTGCGGGCCGAGTACGTTCGGCGTCACGGCGAGACCAGGTGGGCCATGGTCCAGAAGTGGCTGGAGGCCGACCTGGCGGCCTGGCGCGCGGCCTGGGGGTTCCCGGAGCCGGAATCCGAGCCCAAAGGTGGTGACGCGGAGACGGCGGCGCGGTGGGCACAGGAGGTGGAACGCCACGGCCTGGCGCGGGTTGTCTTCGTGACCGGCGGAGGGAACGACCGGCTGGCCGCGGTTGTGGGCAGCCGCCCCGACCGTTTCCTCGGATTCGCGCACCACGATCCCTTTGCCACGGGCGCGGCCGCCGAGCTGGAGCGGGCGGTCGTCCACCTTGGGCTGCGCGGATATAAGATCATCGCCCCCCTGCACAGGCAGCGGCTCGACGACGATCGGCTCGCGCCCCTGTGGGAAGCCGCGGAGCGCTTGGGGATCCCGGTGCTGGTGCACTTCGGCCCGCTCCGGTACCAGGGCATCGTGACCGGGCCCAATATCAGCCCGCTCGTGCTGCAGGACGTGGCGCGGGGGTTCCCATCCATCCCCTTCGTGGTCCCGCACCTGGGATGTGGCTACCCGCGCGAGCTCCTCCACCTTATGTGGGTCTGCGGGAACGTCTGCGTGGACACTTCCGGCAGCAACGAGTGGATGCGCTGGATGCCCTACGACCTGGATCTCAAATCACTGCTCAGGAGGTTCCTGGATACCGCGGGCGCGGAACGGATCATCTTCGGCTCTGACTCCTCATGGTTCCCGAGGGGGTTCGCGCGCCGGTACCTCGACGAGCAGTTCAGGGCGTGCTGCGAGCTCGGGGTCTCGGATGATGGCCTGCGCCTGATCTTCTTCGGGAACGCCGCCAGGCTACTGAGCCAGGAAGGAAGCGCGGGGGTGGCCGGCTAA
- the argF gene encoding ornithine carbamoyltransferase, which yields MAFNLRNRSFLKELDFTPQEIRFLLDLSLDLKKARYAGTEQQRLKGKNIVLIFEKASTRTRCAFETAAYDQGASVTYLEPTGSQMGSKESIRDTARVLGRMYDGIEYRGFGQQIVEDLAKHAGVPVWNGLTNEFHPTQILADLLTMMEHSDKPLSQIKFAYLGDARFNMGNSYLVGAAKMGMDFRSVAPRSLQQNPQLVEQAREIAKETGGRITLTQDVDEGVRGCDFIATDVWVSMGEPAEVWKERINLLKPYQVNRAVMDKSGNPNVKFLHCLPSFHNRETKIGEEIYQKFALEAMEVTDEVFESGASVVFDEAENRVHTIKAVMVATLGS from the coding sequence ATGGCCTTCAATCTCAGGAACAGGAGTTTCCTTAAGGAACTCGATTTCACACCTCAGGAGATCAGGTTCTTGCTGGATCTCTCGCTGGATCTGAAGAAGGCCCGCTACGCGGGAACAGAGCAGCAGCGCCTCAAGGGTAAGAACATAGTTCTGATCTTCGAGAAGGCCTCCACGCGAACCCGTTGTGCCTTTGAGACCGCGGCATATGACCAGGGCGCCAGCGTGACCTATCTCGAGCCCACGGGCTCTCAGATGGGCTCCAAGGAGTCCATTCGGGATACGGCTCGGGTTCTTGGGAGAATGTATGACGGGATCGAGTACAGGGGGTTTGGCCAGCAGATAGTGGAGGACCTGGCCAAGCACGCGGGCGTGCCTGTTTGGAACGGTCTGACCAACGAGTTCCATCCCACCCAGATCCTGGCCGACCTGCTCACCATGATGGAACACAGCGACAAGCCCCTGAGCCAGATCAAGTTCGCGTACCTCGGGGATGCGCGGTTCAACATGGGCAATTCCTACCTCGTGGGAGCCGCCAAGATGGGCATGGACTTCCGATCCGTCGCGCCCCGGAGTCTCCAGCAGAATCCTCAACTGGTGGAACAGGCAAGGGAGATCGCCAAAGAGACGGGGGGCAGGATCACCCTTACCCAGGATGTGGATGAGGGCGTGCGGGGATGCGATTTCATCGCGACGGACGTCTGGGTCTCCATGGGAGAGCCGGCGGAAGTCTGGAAGGAGCGGATCAACCTCCTCAAACCCTACCAGGTCAACCGGGCGGTCATGGACAAGAGCGGCAACCCGAACGTGAAGTTCCTTCACTGCCTGCCGTCATTTCACAACCGGGAGACCAAGATCGGCGAGGAGATCTACCAGAAGTTCGCCCTGGAGGCCATGGAAGTGACCGACGAGGTCTTTGAGTCCGGCGCGTCGGTCGTGTTCGATGAGGCCGAGAACCGGGTGCATACCATCAAGGCCGTGATGGTCGCCACCCTAGGGAGTTAG
- a CDS encoding helix-turn-helix transcriptional regulator, giving the protein MRARLEFGRAIETLRASKNLSHREVATLARISHSYLSQIERGLKRPSTDIVTKIARAFGMKGSAFLQYVEELSAPLPEEEPQARAVQLPLKRGRPLALFSNDQAGAARTGRRRRSPSVAEDQGDLSLNELLVIARHLTEGDRAALLQMARHLLRRKA; this is encoded by the coding sequence ATGCGGGCACGGCTGGAGTTCGGTCGGGCCATCGAAACCCTGCGGGCATCCAAGAACCTCTCTCATCGGGAGGTCGCCACGCTGGCCCGGATCTCACACTCGTATCTTTCTCAGATCGAGCGGGGGCTCAAGCGCCCGTCCACCGACATAGTCACCAAGATCGCGCGGGCGTTCGGTATGAAGGGAAGCGCATTTCTCCAGTATGTGGAGGAGCTCTCCGCCCCGCTGCCGGAGGAGGAACCACAGGCCCGGGCAGTGCAGCTCCCCCTGAAGCGCGGACGGCCCCTGGCGCTCTTCTCCAACGACCAGGCGGGAGCGGCCAGGACTGGGCGCCGGCGCCGCAGCCCGTCGGTCGCCGAGGACCAGGGAGACCTCTCGCTCAACGAGCTGCTGGTCATAGCCCGGCACCTTACCGAAGGTGACCGCGCGGCGCTGCTGCAAATGGCCAGGCACCTGCTGCGCCGCAAAGCATGA
- a CDS encoding serine/threonine protein kinase encodes MPKIVNSWNEWDPLKRVIVGRPEGTNVPAPEPAWWYDLPHGGYPLGSWGPFPQEMVDAANGQMDYFVAQIEKRGAIVERVDIQPFMLNKPLPSPLGWVQMNAHGVNNVRDVTVIHGNYIIEATTVRRSRIYERYNLRPIFERYFKEDPEVVHFAAPMPMLTDESYVRNYYYDFENVWTDEQKRQRLHNWEFQLSEKEALWDAADAMRFGKDVFHQGSCVTNKGGMDWLKRMFASLGLRLHHVLFDTPKEADKPNNYHPWHIDVNLVPLRPGLCMYNPDWAPRTPELWELFKKNDWELIPAARPTYVHKNKVYLTGLYEGKSWISMNTFSIDPKTVCVEAHETAYCDQLNKLGFEVVPIPYEKVIPFGGALHCTTLDVYREGGCEDYFPKQVKGY; translated from the coding sequence ATGCCAAAGATCGTGAATTCCTGGAACGAGTGGGACCCGCTGAAGAGGGTGATCGTTGGAAGGCCTGAGGGCACGAACGTTCCCGCTCCGGAGCCGGCCTGGTGGTACGACCTCCCGCATGGTGGGTATCCGCTGGGATCGTGGGGACCGTTCCCGCAGGAGATGGTGGACGCGGCCAACGGGCAGATGGACTACTTTGTGGCACAGATTGAGAAGCGGGGCGCCATCGTCGAGCGGGTGGACATTCAGCCGTTCATGCTGAACAAGCCGCTTCCGTCGCCGTTGGGTTGGGTGCAGATGAACGCGCACGGCGTCAACAACGTCCGCGACGTCACCGTGATTCACGGCAACTACATCATTGAAGCCACGACCGTCCGCCGTTCCCGCATCTATGAGCGCTACAACCTCCGGCCGATCTTTGAGCGGTACTTCAAGGAGGATCCCGAGGTTGTTCACTTCGCGGCACCCATGCCGATGCTCACCGACGAGTCCTATGTCCGGAACTACTACTACGACTTCGAGAACGTCTGGACGGACGAGCAGAAGCGGCAGAGGTTGCACAACTGGGAGTTCCAGCTGAGCGAGAAGGAGGCCCTTTGGGATGCCGCCGATGCCATGCGGTTCGGCAAAGACGTCTTCCACCAGGGCTCGTGCGTGACGAATAAGGGCGGCATGGACTGGCTGAAGCGCATGTTTGCTTCGCTCGGCCTGCGGTTGCATCATGTGCTGTTCGACACCCCTAAGGAGGCCGACAAGCCGAACAACTACCATCCGTGGCACATTGACGTGAACCTCGTGCCGCTGCGGCCGGGCCTGTGCATGTACAATCCCGATTGGGCCCCGCGCACACCCGAGTTGTGGGAACTGTTCAAGAAGAACGATTGGGAGCTGATCCCCGCGGCTAGGCCGACCTACGTGCACAAGAACAAGGTCTACCTGACAGGGCTGTATGAAGGCAAGTCGTGGATTTCGATGAACACCTTCTCGATCGACCCTAAGACGGTCTGTGTCGAGGCGCACGAGACCGCGTACTGCGACCAGCTAAACAAGCTGGGGTTTGAGGTGGTCCCGATTCCCTACGAGAAGGTGATCCCGTTTGGCGGCGCCCTGCACTGCACGACGCTGGATGTCTACCGAGAGGGTGGGTGCGAGGACTACTTCCCGAAGCAGGTGAAGGGCTACTAG
- a CDS encoding sugar ABC transporter permease, whose translation MATQVTAARPLRRGLRIGQQRALWAYLFLAVPLLFFAGIRILPAISSLYISVHEWNIISPVRPYVGLANFQTLAADPRFARAAINTVRYVLVGIPAQMVLGLGLALLLQRIVRFRGLFRALYFMPFITPIVAASWVWQWMYSVHLGPLNKILQGMGLPAQGFLRDPGQALFAVAAMVVWQYLGFQVVIFLAGLEAIPRVYYEAAEVDGATGWRLFWRITLPLLNPTLVFSMVYSTIVYLQLFTQVLNMTFQDQGGPLASTLTLVLYVYQLGFQRFKMGEAAAATAILFVVILTITLLQMKILSKPVEY comes from the coding sequence ATGGCTACTCAGGTCACCGCGGCGCGTCCACTGCGGCGCGGGTTGCGCATAGGACAGCAGCGGGCACTGTGGGCCTACCTGTTCCTGGCGGTCCCGCTGCTGTTCTTCGCGGGAATCCGGATCCTGCCGGCCATCTCCTCGCTGTACATCAGCGTCCACGAGTGGAACATCATCTCGCCGGTCCGTCCGTACGTCGGCCTGGCCAACTTCCAGACCCTGGCCGCCGATCCACGATTCGCGCGTGCCGCCATCAACACGGTGCGTTACGTGCTGGTGGGGATCCCGGCACAGATGGTCCTGGGCCTCGGGCTGGCGCTCCTGCTGCAGCGAATCGTCAGGTTTCGTGGGCTTTTCCGGGCCCTGTACTTCATGCCGTTCATCACGCCCATCGTGGCGGCAAGTTGGGTGTGGCAGTGGATGTACTCGGTGCATCTCGGCCCGCTCAACAAGATCCTGCAGGGGATGGGGCTGCCCGCCCAGGGGTTCCTGCGCGACCCCGGCCAGGCCCTTTTCGCCGTCGCGGCGATGGTTGTCTGGCAGTACCTCGGGTTCCAGGTCGTCATCTTCTTGGCCGGCTTGGAAGCGATACCACGCGTCTACTACGAAGCCGCTGAGGTAGACGGCGCCACCGGCTGGCGGCTGTTCTGGCGCATAACGTTGCCACTGCTCAACCCGACCTTGGTTTTCTCCATGGTGTACAGCACGATTGTCTACCTGCAGCTATTCACGCAGGTGCTCAACATGACTTTCCAGGACCAGGGCGGCCCGCTGGCCAGCACCCTCACGCTGGTGCTCTACGTCTACCAGCTCGGGTTCCAACGGTTCAAGATGGGCGAGGCCGCGGCCGCGACCGCCATCCTGTTCGTTGTCATTCTCACGATCACCTTGCTGCAGATGAAGATCCTCTCCAAGCCGGTGGAGTACTGA
- a CDS encoding cyclic 2,3-diphosphoglycerate synthase gives MARKNVIIIGAAGRDFHNFNTYYRGNKDYNVVAFTATQIPDIEGRKYPGELAGALYPNGIPIYSESDLPSLIKDLKVDDCVFSYSDVSFQHVLTVGAIVQAAGANFVLLGPKDTQIKSTKPVVSVGAVRTGAGKSQTSRRIIELLMAKGLKVVAVRHPMPYGNLVAQKVQRFADLSDLEKHNCTVEEMEEYEPHVVRGNVVYAGVDYEAILRAAEKDPRGCDVILWDGGNNDFSFYKSDLNVTVVDPLRPGHEMSFWPGAVTLRLADVVVINKVDSAGPEGLATVRRNIAAVNPNAVVIDAASPIDVDDPSVIKGKRVLVVEDGPTLTHGHMKIGAGVVAAQKFGAAELVDPRPYITGRLIETFKTYPDIGTLLPAMGYGQEMLKDLETTINRTDCDSVVIGTPIDLSRIIKIKKPATRVYYDLQEIGRPNLTGVVDDFVKKHGLV, from the coding sequence ATGGCAAGGAAGAACGTAATAATCATCGGCGCAGCGGGAAGGGACTTCCACAACTTCAACACGTACTACAGGGGAAACAAGGACTACAACGTAGTCGCCTTCACTGCCACCCAGATTCCGGACATTGAGGGCAGGAAGTACCCCGGGGAGCTGGCAGGCGCGCTCTACCCTAACGGCATTCCCATCTATTCGGAATCAGATCTTCCCTCGTTGATCAAGGACCTGAAGGTGGACGACTGCGTCTTTTCCTACAGTGATGTGTCCTTCCAGCACGTCTTGACCGTCGGGGCCATCGTGCAGGCGGCCGGTGCCAACTTCGTGCTGCTGGGTCCCAAGGACACCCAGATCAAGAGTACGAAGCCGGTAGTTTCAGTGGGCGCCGTGCGCACTGGGGCGGGCAAGAGCCAGACGTCGCGCAGGATCATCGAACTGCTGATGGCCAAGGGCCTCAAGGTCGTGGCCGTTCGCCATCCCATGCCGTACGGCAATCTTGTTGCCCAGAAGGTGCAGCGGTTTGCTGATCTCTCCGACCTCGAGAAGCACAACTGCACGGTGGAGGAGATGGAAGAGTACGAACCCCATGTGGTTCGCGGCAACGTTGTTTACGCCGGGGTGGACTACGAGGCCATCCTGCGGGCCGCCGAGAAGGATCCCAGGGGCTGCGATGTGATTCTCTGGGACGGCGGCAACAACGACTTCTCGTTCTACAAGTCCGACCTGAACGTGACCGTCGTTGATCCCCTCCGGCCGGGACACGAGATGAGCTTCTGGCCTGGCGCGGTCACGCTGAGGCTCGCCGACGTGGTCGTGATCAACAAGGTGGACAGCGCCGGTCCCGAGGGCCTGGCAACGGTTCGGAGAAACATTGCCGCCGTGAACCCCAATGCTGTTGTCATCGACGCCGCCTCACCGATCGATGTGGATGATCCCTCGGTGATCAAGGGCAAAAGGGTGCTGGTGGTTGAAGACGGCCCGACCCTGACGCACGGGCACATGAAGATCGGAGCAGGCGTGGTTGCCGCCCAGAAGTTCGGCGCAGCCGAGCTTGTGGACCCGCGTCCATACATCACGGGTAGGCTCATCGAGACCTTCAAGACCTATCCGGACATCGGGACTCTCCTTCCCGCAATGGGGTATGGACAGGAGATGCTCAAGGACCTGGAGACCACCATCAACAGGACGGACTGCGACTCGGTGGTCATAGGAACGCCGATCGACTTGAGCCGCATCATCAAGATCAAGAAGCCCGCGACGCGCGTCTACTACGACCTACAGGAGATCGGCCGCCCCAACCTTACGGGCGTCGTGGATGATTTCGTGAAGAAGCATGGACTGGTCTAG
- a CDS encoding carbohydrate ABC transporter permease, translated as MTGRAGGDPRVVLSYLILAAGSLVVAFPFFWMVASSLKPLAEIFDVRFLPTQPTLENYAEVLTRTQFPRWFANSLIIALITTVSVAFFDALVGYVLAKLKFPGRDLIFVLILATLMIPTEMLVIPWYIMSSANGWINTYWGIMFPGLITAFGIFLIRQFMSGVPDELLDAGRIDGVGEFGLFWRIALPQVRPAMAALCIFTFLGNWNAFLWPMIVIQTPNMRTLPVGLALFSGEAGSSWNLIMAGSALAIIPVLLVFLVLQRQIIEGIVLTGLRN; from the coding sequence ATGACCGGGCGCGCGGGGGGAGATCCGCGGGTTGTGCTCAGTTACCTGATCCTGGCCGCTGGGAGTCTCGTTGTGGCCTTTCCCTTCTTCTGGATGGTCGCCAGCTCCCTGAAACCGCTGGCGGAGATCTTCGATGTGCGCTTCCTGCCTACGCAGCCCACGCTCGAGAACTACGCGGAGGTGCTCACGCGCACGCAGTTCCCGCGGTGGTTTGCCAACAGCCTGATCATCGCACTCATAACCACGGTAAGCGTGGCCTTCTTCGATGCGCTGGTCGGCTATGTGCTGGCCAAGCTCAAGTTCCCAGGTAGGGACCTCATCTTCGTGCTCATCTTGGCCACCCTGATGATCCCCACCGAGATGCTGGTGATCCCGTGGTACATCATGTCCAGCGCCAACGGGTGGATCAACACCTACTGGGGAATCATGTTCCCGGGACTGATTACCGCCTTCGGCATCTTCCTGATCCGGCAGTTCATGTCGGGCGTGCCCGATGAGCTGCTGGACGCCGGGCGCATAGACGGCGTGGGCGAGTTCGGGCTGTTCTGGCGGATCGCCCTTCCTCAAGTCAGGCCGGCGATGGCGGCGCTGTGCATCTTCACCTTCCTGGGCAACTGGAACGCGTTCCTGTGGCCGATGATCGTGATTCAGACTCCGAACATGCGCACCCTGCCGGTCGGGCTCGCGCTCTTCTCCGGCGAGGCGGGCTCGTCGTGGAACCTGATAATGGCAGGATCGGCCCTGGCGATCATTCCGGTCCTGCTGGTCTTCCTGGTGCTGCAGCGGCAGATCATCGAGGGGATCGTCCTTACTGGGCTCCGAAATTGA
- the arcC gene encoding carbamate kinase has protein sequence MSRKPVVLIAFGGNALIQKGQKGTAEEQLENLRLPIREIVKLSRDYRVVISHGNGPQSGNLLLQQESCREVPAMPLDVVGAMTQGQIGYLIESSLEAALAEAGEDRFFITVLTFTEVDQNDPLFKNPTKPVGPFYSEEEAAGRPYMMVKTDKGYRRVVASPKPLAITQHREIKQLVDNDYIVVCCGGGGIPVVREGGSLRGVEAVIDKDLASSTLAQKIKADLFIIATDVQGAAIHWGKPEQRLLGKVSLEEMKGYVQEGHFPAGSMGPKVEALLGFVESTGGRAVICHLDDIDKAVAGQAGTEIAV, from the coding sequence ATGAGCAGGAAGCCGGTCGTGTTGATTGCCTTTGGTGGTAATGCACTGATTCAGAAGGGGCAGAAGGGCACAGCAGAGGAGCAACTGGAGAACCTCAGGCTACCCATAAGGGAGATTGTCAAGCTCTCCAGAGACTACAGGGTCGTAATCAGCCACGGCAACGGACCGCAGTCCGGCAATCTCCTGCTGCAACAGGAGAGCTGCAGGGAAGTTCCGGCGATGCCGCTTGACGTCGTAGGGGCTATGACGCAGGGTCAGATCGGCTACCTGATCGAGTCATCTCTAGAGGCGGCATTGGCGGAGGCGGGTGAAGATCGCTTCTTCATTACTGTTCTGACCTTCACTGAGGTGGACCAGAACGATCCGCTGTTCAAGAACCCTACCAAGCCGGTCGGTCCCTTTTACTCGGAGGAAGAGGCAGCCGGGCGGCCCTACATGATGGTCAAGACCGACAAAGGGTACCGGCGCGTGGTCGCTTCGCCCAAGCCGTTGGCCATCACTCAGCACCGCGAGATCAAGCAGCTCGTGGACAACGACTACATTGTTGTCTGCTGCGGCGGCGGCGGAATCCCGGTCGTCAGAGAGGGAGGTAGCCTACGCGGCGTAGAGGCGGTGATCGACAAGGATCTTGCGAGCTCCACGCTTGCCCAGAAGATCAAGGCGGACCTGTTCATCATTGCCACGGATGTCCAGGGCGCGGCCATCCACTGGGGAAAGCCCGAGCAGCGGCTGCTGGGCAAGGTTTCTCTTGAAGAGATGAAAGGATACGTTCAGGAAGGCCATTTCCCCGCTGGCTCGATGGGGCCCAAGGTCGAGGCACTCCTGGGCTTCGTGGAGAGCACCGGAGGTAGGGCCGTCATCTGCCACCTGGATGATATCGACAAGGCGGTAGCCGGGCAGGCAGGGACCGAGATCGCAGTGTAG
- a CDS encoding extracellular solute-binding protein: MNRIWTAIIVGALVLALPAAGIGQPRVTITYWQYFFESKVKLVDQLIAQFETQYPGVKVAHEHFPYDAYNQKVASAVPAGQGPDVINLFYGWVPLYVDSGYLQSLPPDAFPPVQIERDYVPMIKASKLDGKYWAIPTAVRSLAMFYNADLFRSAAVVRPPVTWEEFQAAAERMTARDDRGRITTMGFGVAPSGQDHHLLREVLFRQWGAAPYSADNRRVTYATPAGAEALRWYTEMITKSKVGAIDFFPGAGGYRNAFMAGRAGMIVDGSFAIGAIRRGTRASWGVAPLPGRTVGGAPSNFGSYWVHGLTTRAQGPRREAAIQFLKFLVSEQTQRLWLDAVGELPAYKRLVEDPRLGADPVMGPFVSALPYARATFFVDEAAQRQVLVDAVNEVVLNNKPPRQALEEAAAKEQKILDEFWAKRKRP; encoded by the coding sequence TTGAATAGGATCTGGACTGCGATCATCGTCGGCGCCCTGGTCCTGGCACTACCGGCCGCGGGGATCGGCCAGCCGCGGGTGACGATCACCTACTGGCAGTACTTCTTCGAGAGCAAGGTCAAGCTTGTGGACCAGCTCATAGCCCAGTTCGAGACCCAGTACCCCGGCGTCAAAGTCGCCCACGAGCACTTCCCCTACGACGCCTACAACCAGAAGGTGGCCAGCGCCGTTCCGGCCGGACAGGGCCCGGACGTGATCAACCTGTTCTACGGCTGGGTGCCGCTCTACGTGGACAGCGGCTACCTGCAGTCGCTGCCGCCCGATGCATTCCCGCCTGTGCAGATCGAGCGCGACTACGTCCCAATGATCAAGGCGTCGAAGCTCGACGGAAAGTACTGGGCGATCCCGACGGCGGTGCGCAGTCTGGCCATGTTCTACAACGCCGACCTGTTCCGCTCGGCCGCGGTAGTGCGGCCGCCGGTTACCTGGGAGGAGTTCCAGGCGGCCGCTGAGCGGATGACCGCGCGTGACGACCGCGGCCGGATCACCACGATGGGCTTCGGCGTGGCGCCCTCCGGACAGGACCACCACCTGCTGCGCGAGGTACTGTTCCGGCAGTGGGGCGCCGCGCCGTACAGCGCCGACAACCGGCGCGTGACCTACGCAACGCCTGCCGGGGCCGAGGCCCTGCGCTGGTACACCGAGATGATCACCAAGTCCAAGGTAGGCGCCATTGACTTCTTCCCGGGCGCCGGTGGGTATCGCAACGCCTTCATGGCCGGCCGGGCAGGGATGATCGTTGACGGCTCCTTCGCGATCGGCGCGATCCGGCGCGGGACACGGGCCTCCTGGGGCGTCGCACCGCTGCCCGGGCGCACGGTAGGCGGGGCGCCGTCCAACTTTGGCTCCTACTGGGTCCACGGTCTTACCACGCGCGCGCAGGGGCCGCGCCGCGAGGCGGCGATTCAGTTCCTGAAGTTCCTGGTCTCAGAGCAGACGCAGCGGCTGTGGCTGGACGCGGTGGGTGAGCTCCCGGCCTACAAGCGGCTTGTGGAGGATCCGCGCCTGGGCGCGGATCCGGTGATGGGTCCGTTCGTCTCGGCGCTGCCCTACGCGCGCGCCACGTTCTTCGTGGACGAGGCGGCACAACGGCAGGTGCTGGTAGACGCGGTCAACGAGGTGGTTCTGAACAACAAGCCCCCCAGGCAGGCGCTCGAGGAGGCAGCGGCCAAGGAACAGAAGATCCTCGACGAGTTCTGGGCCAAGCGCAAGCGGCCGTAA
- a CDS encoding sodium:solute symporter, which translates to MTNYEYGIVFYLVVFFLLGLAMYYLVKGSGKQYIVAGKSLPFFLVGTTMLAQSLDANATMGNAAATYSGGWWAGFQFPLGLAICLFVTGTWYAKPLNKLNLITLPDFYFRRFNRLVEVLVGLLMSFSFIILVAGNLAGSAWIISMVFGWNYIASLFVISAILFFYTISGGLWSVVSTDIAQIYPAIFGFVAAFVYIIGTYGWDFFASAIPPGHFDLSGLTVIKSGALVNWAGILALGLGDVVALDFMERVFAAKNPKTAQRACYYAGVLTLFVGIIASFLGLMAIKMVPNASDTRMVLPTLAMGLPFIYGLLILGGIIGAGLSTADGGLLGVSSVLGRNIVQRNILKVWKRKYTPEDRKALDARLLWVTRLAAIPIMAAAMYLAVVRPEPGILLVLAFDVVFAGCFVPLTLGLFWKKANASGALAAVVVGSVLRLILYYTIPEHLAGLDTLIPPVVSLLVMVPVSLMTQKTDPPKHQAVHEVPSDEEVLSTAR; encoded by the coding sequence GTGACCAATTACGAGTACGGCATCGTCTTCTACCTGGTCGTGTTCTTCCTGCTGGGCCTTGCAATGTACTACCTCGTCAAGGGCAGCGGCAAGCAGTACATCGTAGCGGGCAAGAGCCTTCCCTTCTTCCTGGTCGGGACGACCATGCTTGCACAGTCCCTGGACGCAAACGCTACCATGGGGAACGCGGCCGCGACGTACTCGGGTGGATGGTGGGCGGGCTTCCAGTTCCCGCTCGGGCTCGCCATATGCCTGTTTGTGACGGGGACCTGGTACGCAAAACCCCTGAACAAGCTAAACCTCATAACCTTGCCGGACTTTTACTTCAGGAGGTTCAATCGTCTGGTTGAGGTTCTTGTGGGGCTCCTGATGTCCTTTAGCTTCATCATACTCGTCGCGGGAAACCTGGCCGGGTCCGCGTGGATCATAAGCATGGTCTTCGGGTGGAATTACATCGCGTCCCTCTTCGTCATATCTGCCATCTTGTTCTTTTACACTATCTCTGGCGGCCTCTGGTCAGTGGTTTCCACTGACATTGCTCAGATCTACCCCGCCATTTTCGGATTCGTCGCCGCCTTCGTGTACATCATAGGTACCTACGGCTGGGACTTTTTCGCATCGGCGATCCCGCCCGGGCACTTCGATCTCAGCGGGCTGACGGTGATCAAGAGCGGCGCGCTCGTGAACTGGGCCGGCATTCTCGCCCTAGGCCTGGGAGACGTCGTTGCGCTCGACTTCATGGAGAGGGTCTTCGCTGCAAAGAACCCTAAGACGGCGCAGAGAGCCTGCTACTATGCCGGGGTGCTCACGCTGTTCGTCGGCATAATCGCCTCTTTCCTGGGGCTGATGGCGATAAAGATGGTCCCAAATGCTTCCGACACCAGGATGGTCCTGCCGACGCTGGCAATGGGTCTCCCCTTTATCTACGGGCTGCTCATCCTGGGGGGGATCATCGGCGCCGGGCTGTCCACTGCAGACGGGGGACTGCTAGGCGTGTCTTCGGTCCTGGGCAGAAACATTGTGCAGAGGAACATCCTAAAGGTCTGGAAGAGGAAGTACACCCCGGAGGATAGGAAGGCACTTGACGCCAGGCTCCTCTGGGTCACCCGGCTGGCGGCCATACCCATCATGGCCGCCGCGATGTATCTGGCCGTCGTGAGGCCGGAGCCGGGGATCCTGCTCGTTCTGGCATTCGACGTCGTCTTCGCCGGCTGCTTCGTGCCGCTGACGCTCGGGCTATTCTGGAAGAAGGCCAACGCGAGCGGGGCCCTGGCGGCGGTTGTCGTTGGCTCCGTGCTCAGGTTGATACTCTACTACACTATACCAGAGCATCTGGCCGGTTTGGACACGTTAATACCGCCGGTGGTCTCTCTTCTCGTCATGGTACCCGTCAGCCTAATGACCCAGAAGACTGATCCGCCCAAGCATCAGGCTGTGCATGAAGTGCCGAGCGACGAGGAGGTGCTTTCCACCGCACGCTAA